A stretch of DNA from Gimesia chilikensis:
CATCGATGGATTTTCGCAATACGGAACTGGTTGTGCTGAGTGCTTGCGAAAGCGGTCTGGGAGATTCTGAATTGGGGAATGGGGTGCGGGGATTGCAGCGCGCGTTTATCGTGGCTGGAGCGCATAGCCTGTTGACCAGCATGTTCGAAGTCCCGGACAAAGAGACGCGCGAACTGATGGATTCGTTTTATCAAAAATTCGTTCAATCAGGCGATCAGGTCAAATCCATGCAAGCGGCCCAGCAAAAACTCATTTTGCAGCGAAGGGAGCAAAGTGATGCCGCCCATCCCTTCTTCTGGGCAAGTTTCTTTATCGTGGGACAGCCAGAAAAAAATCCCGCCGGCAAGTGATTCTGAGAAGTTGAGATCAGATAAAAAAACAGCCACCTGCGAAAGTCGCAAGTGGTTGTTTTCATAGCCGGGGCAGCTCAGCAGAGGATGTTTCAGAACACAAAAAAGCCCCCGTTCACAAGGAACGAGGGCTTTCCACAACCAACCTCTTTCATCCAGCCTTACGATGCTTTCTGGAAAGCCATGGTGGTTCCGTCAGCAACCATCTGCACATAGAGGACACCATTTTCAAACCAGAACTTTGACTGTTCCACACCATCGCTGGTGTTCACGGTCAGAGTATTGCCGTTGATTCTGTAAGTTCCATTGTCTGAGTCATATTTCTGTTGGCCGTTGGAGTCGACAGCCATTACTTCCATCGCAAACTCTCCTTGAGCACTGAAGGCGACGGCGATCTGAATCTGTACCCCGTTCAATACATCCTGCAGATACCATTTTCCGACGAGCGGGTTCGACTGCTGCTGGGGAGGTGTGTATCCACCATTTCCCTGAGACTGACCACCATTGAAGCCACCTTGCTGCCCGCCATTGTGACCACCCTGAACAGGAGGCACTGGTGCAGTTGGTTTGTGGCTGGCAGTGCGGTGAGGCATGCCACCCTGTGGTGCGTTTGAAGCTGTCAGGTGGACGAGTTCCTGAGGCATTGTTTTCGCCTGCAGATAAGCCACATCCATCTTGCCGTCGTACTTCAGGATCACAGCGGGAGAACCGACCAGCGAATCCTTGTCACGGGAAGGTACCTGGGGGTAGGCAATTTGAACCTTGGTGGCATTTTTGAGCAGAGCGAAGGTCAGGATAATCCGACGTTCCGTATCGACGATCCACCCTGGCATCACCATGTGTTTGCCATCAGCGTAGAACACGATGACGTGAACCACAGCCTGCTCAATTGAGCCGGCGATGTTCTGAGGTACCGTGCCCCCCATCAGGGCTGATGGGTTCGATGCAGGGGGTTGAGCAGTGGGAGTTTGCGGAGCAGGTCGTGTGGCTGGTGCGTCTGATCCCTGCTGTGTCCCCTTGTCAGGATAATCAAGTCCCCACTCCTCATACTCGGCAGCACGAGAGACCGGATCAGCTGCGACAGCGAAACCAGATCCGCCCAGCGTGTTGAAAGCAAGGGCTCCACAGAGCAGGCTTTTTACCAGTGTTTTGTTGCAGAATTCACGAAACAATTTTGTGTTGATGTTGAAGGTCATGTCAGGCTCCAGAAGAAAAAGGTTTGTGTTGTTTTGTGGTTGCTCTCGTTGAGACAATTCCCTTACAAGCCCCCCTCTGAGTTGTGACACTGCAGACGACTTTTTTTTCATTTTCCTGATGAATTGAGCCCGTTACGCGGCAAAAATGCCCCGAATTCGTTCCAAAAACACCCCATTTTTGCGCCTGGTGACAAGTCGTATCTCTAGATATGAAAGTCACTTACAGGCATGTCTGGCACGGGGCGAACTTCATCCTCAAAATATTGCATGTGTTTTCTGGAGAACTTCCCTCACCTGCCACTTTGCAGGAGACGAAGTGGTGAATCGAATACGGGAGAAAAGCAGAGAGTGCGGTCAGGCAGCAACGTTCGCCAGGCGCTCAAGCAACGGTCCTGGAAGCTGGTAAATAAAGGATAGAGATCGCCACCGGGAAACGATAAGCTAACGTATAGCGTCCGTGCGGGCCGGTCAGACTTCGCGCAACCCGTTAATGCGTACTCGGGGCGATTTTTGATGTCACACGTATCGGCTCGCATCAACTCTTCATTGATAGCGGCTTGAAAGATCAATTCACTCAGACAATTATAGGACCTCTCACGGATTTTGACTGAGTCCGGTTCTCTGCAAAGTCTCCTGTGATTCAGATTTTGAAAGGACAGAATGAAAAAGTATGCCCCTCTAGCATTGGTTGTCGGTTTTCTGATACTGGCACTCGTGCGCTTCGGTGTGCGGCACGGTTTTCAGTTCGGACCTACGAACGGGGAAGTGATTGAGCAATATCAATCACAGTTTGAGCCGCTGCATTCGACGCTGGCAGCTGTCGTCACTCGTATTGATGGGCTTCCTCCGGTGGAAGAAACGAAACTCGATCTGACGCTGGATCCCAAACCGACATTGATCGTGGGTGATGCGGAACGAACCAATACCTCAATGATCTCTTTAAGTTATTTGAAAACTTATCAAACGCCTGATGTGACTGGATCGAGTGACCTGACGGCGGGAGACTACGGGCATCAGCGTTTTTCCATCGATGGGGATGATTTTCAACATACGATAGCCTGGACGGGCGATGATAATCCCCTGGTTTCTTCCGCGATGAAGAGAGATGGATCCGATATGGAAAAAATGCTCCAAAAGACTTTGGCGCTGGAGTATCTGATCGTCGGTCGCAACGGAGAGATGAAGCCGAGCATGTATGACGAACATGGTCGACCGACGGAAGATTTACCCTGTGAAGTCTTTCTGGTGAGCCTCAAAACTGGAAAAATCGTAGGACAGGCACAACTGTTATTGCCACCCGCAGCGCGACCCGGAGGCGGTATGGGGCCGGGGGAAATTGTCAAGGATGTCGTTCGTCAGATCGGTGAGGCGTGGGATCAGGGAGCTGTAATTAAGTGGCAAGAGCCAGCACCTTAGCGATCATCGTCTGGCATCCCGGATCTGATAAAAATTCTCAATCAAGCTGCGTGTCATCGGTCAGAGTGGCCGAGACTAAGTGACTCACCGTGTTGTCTATTATGACATACTTGACAATCAGGCGCGAGTTCTCGTCTCCCATGTCGAAAAATATCGAAGATCCCTTCGCTGGTACGGCGGACGATGGAGTACGTCGGCGCCTGGGCGACCATTGCGTCCGGATATTCCTGAGGATTTCTAAATGACAGTATTTCAAGTTGTTGCATCAGACTGTGCGGCAAAAACCAAGGTTGCTTCCGCAGTGCGGTCAGTGAGTGCAGACCGTGGGCTTTCCGAGTTGATGCACGCAGTTGAAAAAGGCACTCCGTTGTTTGAGGGCAAGTTTTATGGTCTTGATCATGATGAAGTGTCATCCCGATTCGTTGCCATTATGGATACTTTGGAATTGAAGGGGATCAAGTATGAACTCTTTCAGATAACAAAGCTTCCAGAGCTACCTGAACCACTACGTCAGCAGATTGAGCGGTCGTATATCGAAAATGCTTTAGCACGTCATGAAGCAATCTCCGCTGAGGAAGATACCATAATGGAACTTGAAGAAGGTTACGAAGATCAATTGTAGCCTTTACTACCTCAGCTTCTCTTGAGCAAATACAAGGTGGTCGCACATCTATCAGCGTTATCGTGGCACAGGCGGCTTCCGAGAGATTACCGCCCGTCGTAACGCACTGCATCAAGAAGCTGAACGCCTCTTGATCGACAACCTCTATATCCTCGAAGCTCAGGATGCGGGTTTCCGAATTGCCTTCAACCGAGGAAGTCGTCTGGAAGCCACAAGTTCAAAGGGCAACTTGCTCCGACCAGACATTCAGATCAGGGCACCTGGTGGGCGTTACGGCAGCATTGACTGGACTACGGAGGGATCCACAGGCAAAATATTCAAATACGGTGATCAAGCGGATGCGCCTTGGATCATCAACGTAACACTACCCTGGGAGTGCATAATGGCATCGATTCATGATCGTTGGAGTGAGCATCAGCCACTTGACATTCGGGCTTTGCTGCTAAGTTCCGATGAATGCCGCAGCCCTTTTAGTGTCACCGACGAGGGCCATTGCGACTTTCGAGGCGTCCGCATTGACGCTTCGTTCCATAAGATGACCGTTCGGCGTGTGGATTTTTCTAGTGCCGTACTGGGAGATGGTCAATTTGTTGGGGCGTGCGACGACTGTAAGTTTGTTGAATTTGTTTGCGATGGTAATCTTGGTCGGGAATTCCTCAACTGCGTTTTTCACAAAGCACGTCTGAACAACTCGGTCTTCTATGGGAAGTTTCTCAACTGCGACTTCTCCGATGCGAATATGACTGGCGTCAGAGGACGCCACATCAGGTTTGAGAGATGCACTTTCGAGAACACTAACCTACGAAAAGCGTCGTTTTACGACTCGACTTTTGTTGACTGCAAACTCATAAACTGCACAATTCGATCAGGCTCGCTGGCAGGATCAAGTTTCGACAACTGTGAAATGAATGACTTTGACTTGAGCAAGACTGTCATGGCACGAGTGAAAGGACTTGAGTGAAAGGGCTAAACACCCCCCCAGGGCGGCGATGATCGGCTTCAGACGTTTGGAATCAAACACAGCGATCGATTCAGCGAGTGAGTCCAAAGAAACGCGGGGGCACTTCAGTTTTTTCTGCACCTTTTTGAGTTCACTGGCCTGCTGCAGACCACGGAGAGACGTCACGATGGGATTGAACAGATAGAGCAGGATCATGGTGCAATACTGATCCATGTGCAGACTGCGATTGCCAGCACGGTCACGTTCGCAGCCGACCTCATGCA
This window harbors:
- a CDS encoding lipocalin family protein, with protein sequence MTFNINTKLFREFCNKTLVKSLLCGALAFNTLGGSGFAVAADPVSRAAEYEEWGLDYPDKGTQQGSDAPATRPAPQTPTAQPPASNPSALMGGTVPQNIAGSIEQAVVHVIVFYADGKHMVMPGWIVDTERRIILTFALLKNATKVQIAYPQVPSRDKDSLVGSPAVILKYDGKMDVAYLQAKTMPQELVHLTASNAPQGGMPHRTASHKPTAPVPPVQGGHNGGQQGGFNGGQSQGNGGYTPPQQQSNPLVGKWYLQDVLNGVQIQIAVAFSAQGEFAMEVMAVDSNGQQKYDSDNGTYRINGNTLTVNTSDGVEQSKFWFENGVLYVQMVADGTTMAFQKAS
- a CDS encoding pentapeptide repeat-containing protein, with amino-acid sequence MTGVRGRHIRFERCTFENTNLRKASFYDSTFVDCKLINCTIRSGSLAGSSFDNCEMNDFDLSKTVMARVKGLE